The following coding sequences are from one Arachis hypogaea cultivar Tifrunner chromosome 7, arahy.Tifrunner.gnm2.J5K5, whole genome shotgun sequence window:
- the LOC112701921 gene encoding small ubiquitin-related modifier 2, which yields MSGVTNEEDKKPTEQGGAHINLKVKGQDGNEVFFRIKRSTQLKKLMNAYCDRQSVDFNSIAFLFDGRRLRSDQTPDELEMEDGDEIDAMLHQTGGAAV from the exons atgTCGGGCGTGACGAACGAGGAAGACAAGAAGCCAACGGAGCAAGGTGGAGCTCACATCAACCTCAAGGTCAAGGGTCAG GATGGGAATGAAGTGTTCTTCAGGATCAAGAGAAGCACTCAACTGAAAAAGCTGATGAATGCATACTGTGACAGACAGTCGGTGGATTTCAACTCCATTGCTTTCCTGTTCGATGGCCGTCGCCTCCGATCTGATCAGACTCCAGACGAG CTCGAAATGGAGGATGGGGACGAAATAGATGCCATGCTTCATCAGACAGGAGGTGCAGCTGTCTGA